The segment AGAACGGAAGCGTAGACGTCCGCATCATAGGAGATGGTCGCGGTGGTATCCAGCGGGTTGGCCGGGCTGGCGTAGGAAGGCAGCAGTTCCCGCAGCCTGTCGAGGGTCCTCTCCTCGAAGTCCGGGAATTCGATGCCCGCCATCTCGCCGGAGTCGGCGCAAATGCCGGTCTCTCCCCCGGACAGGTTGATGGAGGCGAATCCGGTCCGCTCGGGCAGGACCGGCAGCGTGGCGAAGAGCTGCGTCGTGGCCAGGAGCTCTTCCGCGTCGTTCACCCGGATGACGCCGAACTTCCTGAATATGGCGTCGTAGATGACATCCGCGCCGGACAGGGAGCCTGTGTGGGATGCGGCCACCCGGCTGCCCTTTTCGCTGCGGCCCGCCTTGAGCACCACGACGGGCTTGCGGATTTCCGCAGCCTTACGCAGGGCCTTGGCGAACTTTGCGGGCTGGGTGACGCCTTCAAGATACAACCCCACCACCTTGGTGTTGTCGTCCTCGATCAGGTACTCCAGGTAGTCTTCCATGGTCACCACGGAGCTGTTGCCCGAGGAGATGGAGTAGGAGAACCGCATGGACGGATTGTCCATGAAGGAGAGGCACAACTGGCCGCTCTGGGACACGAAGCCCACCGAGCCGGTGCGGTCGCGTTCGTCGGAAATGAAGGCGAAGCCGACCACCCGGTCGATGTAGTTGATGAACCCGGCGCAGTTCGGCCCCATGAGAGAGATGTCCAGCTCGGCGCACAGGGCCTTGAGGCTCTCCTCGGCCCGCACGCCCTCGGGGGTGCCTACCTCGGAATAGCCGCTGGCGTACACAACCGCCCCGCCTGCGCCTTTGGCCGCGGCCTCGCGCAGCAGAGGTTCGATGGTCTTCTGCGGGGTGCAGAGCACGGCCAGGTCGATGGCCACCGGGATGTCGGCCATGCTGCGATAGCACTTTTTGCCGAACACCTCGTCCCGCTTGGGGTTGACGAAGTACACGTTGTCCGTGTCGGCGTAGGAAAGGACGTTGCGGCAGGTGTCCCCGCCGAATCCTTCCTTCTCGCTCGCGCCGACGATGGCGACGGTCTTGGGGGCAAGGAGTTTTTCCATACTCATGGGATGGTCTCCTATGCCTCGGCCGCCGCTTGCGCGCCGCGCATGAAGCACTCGCGGTTGAGCGGATTGCTGCGGCCCTTCTTGGCGAAGTAAGCGTCAATGCCGTCCGCGAACTCCTCGACGTCCACCAGCCCGGTGGCGGCGATGGCCGCGCCGAGCATGACGATATTCGCGCCCCTGGGGTTTTTCAGATCACCGGCGATTTCGGTGGCCGCAACCTCGATGACGCGGATGTCGTCGCGGAATTCCGCATCCTTGACCATGCTGGAGTTGGAGATCAGCACGCCGCCGGGCGCAATGGCCCCCTGAAAGGTGTCCACGGAATCCTGATTCATGGCGATGAGGGTGTCCATGGTGCTGAAGAACGGATTCAGGATGGTTTCATCGCCGATCCGCAACCGACAGCTCGCAGTGCCGCCGCGCATTTCCGAACCGTAGGACGGAACCCAGGTGATCTCCTTGCCGGAAACCATGGAAACATGGGCCAGCAGCAGTCCGGCGGTGAGCACGCCCTGACCGCCGAAGCCCGCACAAGTGATACTAAGCATCTGTTCTCTCTCCATTTTTGACGAATTCACCCACCGGAAAAACGGACTTAACCGTATTTTCGATGTGGGCAAGGCTGGACTCCATGTTCATCTTCCAGTTGGTCGGGCAGGGAGAAAGCACCTCGACCATGGAATAGCCGCCGCCGTTCATCTGGGTCTCGATGGCGGACCGGATGTATTGCTTCAGCTTGTTGATGTCCTTGGCGGAAGCCACTGAGCCGCGAGCGAGGTAACCGATGGGGAGCTGCTTCATCTGATTAATCATGTTAAGCGGCTGGCCGGTCAGTTCGGCGTCGCGTCCCTTGGGCGAAGTGGTGGTGCGCTGGCCCGGCAGAGAGGTCGGGGCCATCTGCCCGCCGGTCATGCCGAAG is part of the Desulfovibrio sp. Fe33 genome and harbors:
- a CDS encoding acetate--CoA ligase family protein — protein: MSMEKLLAPKTVAIVGASEKEGFGGDTCRNVLSYADTDNVYFVNPKRDEVFGKKCYRSMADIPVAIDLAVLCTPQKTIEPLLREAAAKGAGGAVVYASGYSEVGTPEGVRAEESLKALCAELDISLMGPNCAGFINYIDRVVGFAFISDERDRTGSVGFVSQSGQLCLSFMDNPSMRFSYSISSGNSSVVTMEDYLEYLIEDDNTKVVGLYLEGVTQPAKFAKALRKAAEIRKPVVVLKAGRSEKGSRVAASHTGSLSGADVIYDAIFRKFGVIRVNDAEELLATTQLFATLPVLPERTGFASINLSGGETGICADSGEMAGIEFPDFEERTLDRLRELLPSYASPANPLDTTATISYDADVYASVLQTVMDDPNIGLVVVGYTLLHEIADPCIHYMAKGIEQVVNNGRSKPMVMLPFFENSRNPEYLDKLNALGVPVLPPPAYGFAALRHLMDFIRYSPDENTLELAIPSGNGGEGERRTLSEYESAAILREYGVRTPEGSVVDSADAAAETAETLGYPVVMKIASADIAHKSDIGGVALNIRDAAGAREAFGRIMENARTNAPGAVVDGVYVQKMLTPGTEVIIGVNNDPQFGPAVLVGLGGIFVEIFRDTSLRPAPFDAGEARRMLERLKAFPLFNGYRGQAELDVDALAEAVANVARLASERRDEIAELDVNPVFVYEKGAGICAADALVVLKK
- a CDS encoding 2-oxoacid:acceptor oxidoreductase family protein, yielding MLSITCAGFGGQGVLTAGLLLAHVSMVSGKEITWVPSYGSEMRGGTASCRLRIGDETILNPFFSTMDTLIAMNQDSVDTFQGAIAPGGVLISNSSMVKDAEFRDDIRVIEVAATEIAGDLKNPRGANIVMLGAAIAATGLVDVEEFADGIDAYFAKKGRSNPLNRECFMRGAQAAAEA
- a CDS encoding thiamine pyrophosphate-dependent enzyme — encoded protein: MTEKRIPELLVEPNKFCPGCGHGIINRVLAEVLEEMDLAEQAVGSLAVGCACLMMDTFGTDWIQAPHGRAAAVAVGVKRVRPECCVFTYQGDGDSMSIGFSETMYAAIRNENITAILVNNGIFGMTGGQMAPTSLPGQRTTTSPKGRDAELTGQPLNMINQMKQLPIGYLARGSVASAKDINKLKQYIRSAIETQMNGGGYSMVEVLSPCPTNWKMNMESSLAHIENTVKSVFPVGEFVKNGERTDA